In Drosophila simulans strain w501 chromosome X, Prin_Dsim_3.1, whole genome shotgun sequence, one DNA window encodes the following:
- the LOC27207514 gene encoding protein piccolo isoform X5 has protein sequence METCGGELTIPNGLVEHTGINIVMPPDPLISMVSVPRNPIQSIGKVIEPPPKRTYKKRVNKAMATNQSSGTEIEIPQTSSQAPIPRVKRTYTKRANKTNNTNILNDNSSGVMESNGGEPTIPNSQQIPNADVVPNLPIQPTDKPKAPRKPRAKKVINQQPGTDMPSEVSAQGETAQTKPNAKPKAPRVPKEPKAPKVPKPPKEPKPPKEPKPPKEPKPPKEPKPPKEPKPPKEPKPPKEPKPPKEPKPPKEPKPPKEPKTPKEPKPPKEPKTPKEPKPPKEPKTPKEPKTPKEPKTPKQPKAPRVPKEPKTPKVPKEPKAPRAPKVPKTPKEPKVPKTPKNPKAPKAPIQPKASTNQTPNSVQVPLPIEPVPLETPTRTNSILSIVAEILQQGPITPISPIKSPELLHHADHTVANFNMPQSSGPTNSSESSVNAIPRLPTTEGKHPSKESAESTEISGPCTNSTVRNTTKSDEQIKQGRVSKHSSRFSPSLRCVVRSLSSSSSSSSSSSSCSTCSTCSSCSSSSSSSNSSRSSRARNRKRRSPKVPLLHKPIKSNGEINFQLGQPTRLESPSPPLPDMPVNTSATFEEHLENVASEHNHTRLPIRNPTYDFGFNLPEPKLSEESSSSSDDETNENGQMTPNSQDFEKNRQSALMLFGESRSSSPSESRDETNVNSQMTPNSQNQFEKNRQSALMLFGESRSSSPSESRDETNVNSQMIQNSQDQFEKNRQSALMLFGESRSSSPSESRDETNVNSQMTPNSQDQFEKNLQSAPMLFDMSSSSSSSESHDETNENGQMTPNSQDQFEKNRQSALMLFGASRSSSSSESHDETNENGQMTPNLQDFEENHRSALMLFDELPSSSSSESHDETNENCQMTPNSQNQFEKNRQSALMLFGESRSFSPSESRDETNVNSQMTPNSQNQFEKNRQSALMLFGESRSSSPSESRDETNVNSQMTPNSQDQFEKNLQSAPMLFDMSSSSSSSESHDETNENGQMTPNLQDFEENHRSALMLFDELPSSSSSESHDETNENCQIAPKSQDHFEKELQSAPIREPRPDQPLAAAPRSSNGGTIEPCNLKAFKRDLMNTGYSADVKHDSAEIHEAKMAGTKCYNKEVSPDPSQINLKKCATKVYTAMDRNSGAELPIQSRYIVPNSKPSESKITVKPVLPKHKPSRIPIRTKKTGNDRMDYQRQSLLDPFKKSLNNSYAVTSTSAYDQNDQVEKNPGAQLTELPRALNSMKKPEDNGCKPKNILKPSAHIFSNADVNPRSSTDYGPAKKDVKKSWAPRYQEQESQEFKENSLNGFFNAKGNLPDIPKKSFKDSDSNVSKADAERRCAKTFEPLRKDIVGKLRYNKVVNKSQNRNAKKQGKVKLEPKENTIEEDANDQVVKQFQFEMPSNPDIVEPTVKPTKPETAVRASSSKACISDLNANIHKTKSSKKLKKSSKLFEFNRSESQVKKGENEEEDVKIDNPKITEPVKHKRASRPKTSGRNISELDMQPSTSKAAETKTSQPKGDQPKTAQLKEMPSKAVNKKVKKSKAKKRKNDDANKDPKSTEMHQYKIPKLSANKPHVKKQNTSTTTAAESKRTIRPNHSAPTSGFSRLPEMYEELNYPNAPHPYSTRGYYPYHRAYPGPMHHPGSQYHVNQPPPMRLHHSMYVDAEPSYQSFYQGSRYQPYDISPSMRHHYSYPGEPSPRTYPMGIPYHYNNTLYPPMRNDFYYPRGRPHFPVRTLPPMSSQGTYPPNYPSSRQFLHSMPPPADTHEQIALRSIEIVGGFIQMAYAGRKYRTLKDLRERTKLSKDCLRKILKHMCKIKRPKWRISKFYLYAFWSEISGVPQSSKFGKPLKLNASYRKVISCFAESKFLRMETLMEKTGFRKGKLKRVLKMIGRKRSTKWRLLDYKKPLIHLHRSQEKKSSI, from the exons ATGGAGACTTGCGGAGGAGAACTTACAATACCAAATGGACTGGTGGAGCATACCGGAATTAATATTGTGATGCCACCGGATCCGCTGATATCAATGGTGTCTGTTCCTCGCAATCCAATACAATCCATCGGTAAAGTAATTGAGCCTCCTCCCAAGCGAACTTACAAGAAGAGAGTCAATAAGGCCATGGCTACAAATCAGTCCTCCGGAACTGAAATTGAGATTCCTCAAACCTCTTCCCAGGCACCTATACCTCGTGTCAAGCGGACTTACACGAAGAGAGCCAATAAGAccaataatacaaatatactTAATGACAATAGTTCCGGGGTCATGGAGTCTAATGGTGGAGAACCTACAATACCAAATAGTCAGCAGATTCCAAACGCTGATGTTGTTCCGAATTTACCAATACAACCGACCGACAAGCCCAAAGCTCCCAGAAAACCACGTGCTAAAAAAGTGATCAACCAGCAACCGGGGACGGATATGCCCTCTGAGGTATCGGCGCAGGGAGAAACGGCTCAAACCAAGCCGAATGCTAAGCCAAAAGCCCCTAGGGTGCCCAAAGAACCTAAGGCGCCAAAAGTACCAAAGCCACCTAAAGAACCAAAGCCACCAAAGGAGCCAAAGCCACCTAAGGAGCCAAAGCCACCAAAGGAGCCAAAGCCACCAAAGGAGCCAAAGCCACCAAAGGAGCCAAAGCCACCTAAGGAGCCAAAGCCACCTAAGGAGCCAAAGCCACCTAAGGAGCCAAAGCCACCTAAGGAGCCAAAGACACCTAAGGAGCCAAAGCCACCTAAGGAGCCAAAGACACCTAAGGAGCCAAAGCCACCTAAGGAGCCAAAGACACCTAAGGAGCCAAAGACACCTAAGGAGCCAAAGACACCCAAACAACCAAAGGCACCTAGGGTACCGAAGGAACCTAAGACGCCAAAGGTACCCAAGGAACCTAAAGCGCCTAGGGCACCCAAGGTACCAAAAACGCCAAAGGAACCTAAAGTACCCAAGACTCCGAAGAATCCCAAGGCACCGAAAGCACCAATTCAACCGAAAGCATCAACGAATCAGACACCAAACAGCGTACAGGTACCGCTACCCATTGAGCCCGTACCTCTAGAAACACCCACTCGCACGAATTCTATACTATCAATCGTTGCCGAAATACTCCAACAGGGGCCGATTACACCAATATCGCCAATTAAATCCCCAGAACTCCTTCATCATGCTGATCATACCGTAGCGAACTTCAATATGCCACAATCTTCGGGGCCAACCAACTCAAGCGAGTCCAGTGTAAACGCCATTCCACGACTTCCAACAACGGAAGGGAAACATCCGTCGAAGGAAAGCGCAGAAAGCACAGAAATATCAGGTCCTTGCACAAACAGTACAGTTCGAAACACTACG AAGTCAGATGAACAGATTAAGCAAGGTCGCGTGTCAAAGCATTCATCTCGTTTTTCGCCTTCATTACGCTGTGTAGTACGCTCTTTATCCAGCTCATCCTCCAGTTCATCATCCTCGTCATCCTGTTCGACCTGCTCCACCTGCTCGAGCTGCTCGAGCAGCTCGAGCAGCTCGAACTCTTCACGATCTTCACGAGCACGTAACCGGAAACGTCGATCTCCAAAGGTTCCACTTCTCCACAAgccaattaaatcaaatgggGAAATAAATTTTCAGTTGGGCCAACCAACCCGTCTTGAATCACCATCCCCTCCACTACCGGACATGCCCGTGAATACTAGTGCCACCTTTGAAGAGCATTTGGAAAATGTGGCATCGGAGCATAATCATACTAGATTGCCGATAAGAAACCCCACATATGATTTCGGGTTCAACTTGCCAGAGCCCAAATTGTCCGAGGAGTCATCCAGTTCTTCTGATGATGAAACCAATGAGAACGGTCAGATGACACCGAATTCTCAAGAT TTTGAGAAAAATCGTCAAAGCGCTCTAATGTTGTTCGGTGAGTCACGCAGTTCTTCTCCGTCGGAGAGCCGTGATGAAACCAATGTGAACAGTCAGATGACACCGAATTCTCAAAAT CAGTTTGAGAAAAATCGTCAAAGCGCTCTAATGTTGTTCGGTGAGTCACGCAGTTCTTCTCCGTCGGAGAGCCGTGATGAAACCAATGTGAACAGTCAGATGATACAGAATTCTCAAGAT CAGTTTGAGAAAAATCGTCAAAGCGCTCTTATGTTGTTCGGTGAGTCACGCAGTTCTTCTCCGTCGGAGAGCCGTGATGAAACCAATGTGAACAGTCAGATGACACCGAATTCTCAAGAT CAGTTCGAGAAAAATCTTCAAAGCGCTCCAATGCTGTTCGATATGTCATCCAGTTCTTCTTCGTCGGAGAGCCATGATGAAACCAATGAGAACGGTCAGATGACACCGAATTCTCAAGAT CAGTTTGAGAAAAATCGTCAAAGCGCTCTAATGTTGTTCGGTGCGTCACGCAGTTCTTCTTCGTCGGAGAGCCATGATGAAACCAATGAGAACGGTCAGATGACACCGAATTTGCAAGAT TTCGAGGAAAATCATCGAAGCGCTCTAATGTTGTTCGATGAGTTACCCAGTTCCTCTTCGTCGGAGAGCCATGATGAAACCAATGAAAACTGTCAGATGACACCGAATTCTCAAAAT CAGTTTGAGAAAAATCGTCAAAGCGCTCTAATGTTGTTCGGTGAGTCACGCAGTTTTTCTCCGTCGGAGAGCCGTGATGAAACCAATGTGAACAGTCAGATGACACCGAATTCTCAAAAT CAGTTTGAGAAAAATCGTCAAAGCGCTCTAATGTTGTTCGGTGAGTCACGCAGTTCTTCTCCGTCGGAGAGCCGTGATGAAACCAATGTGAACAGTCAGATGACACCGAATTCTCAAGAT CAGTTCGAGAAAAATCTTCAAAGCGCTCCAATGCTGTTCGATATGTCATCCAGTTCTTCTTCGTCGGAGAGCCATGATGAAACCAATGAGAACGGTCAGATGACACCGAATTTGCAAGAT TTCGAGGAAAATCATCGAAGCGCTCTAATGTTGTTCGATGAGTTACCCAGTTCCTCTTCGTCGGAGAGCCATGATGAAACCAATGAAAACTGTCAGATTGCACCGAAATCCCAAGAT CATTTCGAGAAAGAACTTCAAAGCGCTCCCATCAGAGAGCCCAGACCAGATCAACCCCTAGCAGCAGCTCCCAGATCATCCAATGGTGGCACAATTGAGCCTTGTAACCTAAAAGCTTTTAAGCGTGATTTAATGAATACTGGATATTCTGCAGATGTGAAGCACGATAGTGCAGAGATCCATGAAGCGAAGATGGCTGGTACTAAGTGTTACAATAAGGAGGTTTCGCCTGACCCAAGTCAAATAAATTTGAAGAAATGTGCCACTAAAGTATACACTGCAATGGATAGAAATTCTGGGGCTGAATTGCCTATTCAGAGTCGCTATATAGTGCCCAATTCTAAGCCATCAGAAAGTAAGATTACTGTTAAACCAGTGCTGCCAAAGCACAAGCCATCAAGGATCCCAATAAGAAccaaaaaaacaggaaatgATAGAATGGATTACCAGAGGCAGTCTTTACTGGATCCAtttaaaaaatctttgaatAATTCTTATGCTGTTACTAGCACTTCAGCATACGATCAAAATGACCAGGTAGAAAAAAATCCTGGGGCTCAATTGACAGAACTGCCGAGAGCTCTGAATTCAATGAAAAAACCAGAGGATAATGGATGTAAACCAAAAAATATCCTAAAGCCGAGTGCCCATATATTTTCGAATGCAGACGTGAACCCCCGCAGCTCTACAGATTATGGGCCAGCTAAGAAGGATGTCAAAAAGTCTTGGGCACCACGTTACCAAGAACAAGAATCGCAGGAGTTCAAGGAAAATTCATTGAATGGATTCTTTAATGCCAAGGGTAACTTACCTGATATTCCTAAGAAGTCATTCAAAGATTCCGACTCAAATGTTTCCAAAGCAGATGCTGAGCGACGTTGCGCCAAAACATTTGAACCTTTACGCAAGGACATTGTAGGAAAATTGAGATACAATAAAGTAGTCAATAAAAGCCAGAATAGAAATGCAAAGAAGCAGGGCAAGGTTAAGCTAGAGCCTAAAGAAAATACTATCGAAGAAGATGCAAACGATCAGGTGGTAAAGCAATTTCAGTTCGAGATGCCATCTAATCCTGACATCGTTGAACCAACTGTAAAACCTACAAAACCTGAAACAGCCGTGCGCGCCAGCAGTTCCAAGGCTTGCATTTCAgacttaaatgcaaatattcatAAAACTAAATCTTCCAAAAAGCTCAAAAAATCTTCAAAGCTCTTTGAATTCAATCGTTCTGAATCACAAGTAAAAAAAGGTGAAAACGAAGAAGAAGATGTCAAGATCGACAATCCGAAAATAACTGAACCAGTTAAACATAAACGGGCTTCAAGACCCAAAACATCCGGACGAAACATTTCTGAGCTAGATATGCAGCCTAGTACTTCTAAAGCTGCTGAGACAAAAACTTCTCAACCAAAAGGTGATCAACCAAAAACTGCTCAATTAAAGGAAATGCCCTCCAAAGCAGTGAACAAAAAGGTGAaaaaatcaaaggcaaaaaaacgtaaaaatgATGATGCAAATAAGGATCCAAAGAGTACTGAAATGCATCAGTATAAAATTCCCAAGCTTTCCGCAAATAAGCCACATGTAAAAAAACAG AATACATCGACTACAACCGCTGCCGAATCAAAGAGGACGATAAGACCTAACCATTCGGCACCGACAAGCGGATTCTCACGATTACCGGAGATGTACGAGGAGCTAAACTATCCGAATGCTCCACATCCCTACTCAACAAGGGGCTATTATCCCTATCATAGGGCCTATCCAGGGCCTATGCATCACCCGGGCAGTCAGTATCATGTGAACCAACCCCCACCAATGAGATTGCATCATTCCATGTACGTTGATGCGGAACCGTCTTATCAGAGTTTTTATCAAGGGTCACGATACCAACCATATGACATTAGCCCGTCAATGAGACACCATTACTCCTATCCAGGGGAGCCATCTCCCAGAACATATCCGATGGGTATTCCCTATCATTACAATAACACGCTCTACCCCCCGATGAGAAATGATTTCTACTACCCAAGGGGCCGTCCGCACTTTCCTGTACGCACTTTACCACCGATGAGTTCTCAAGGGACTTATCCACCGAATTATCCATCTTCTCGtcaatttttgcattcaaTGCCCCCTCCTGCTGATACACATGAACag atcGCATTGCGTTCGATCGAAATCGTTGGTGGTTTTATTCAAATGGCCTATGCAGGTCGGAAATACAGGACTCTTAAGGATCTCAGGGAGCGAACAAAGTTATCGAAAGACTGTTTGCGTAAGATTTTAAAGCACATGTGCAAAATTAAGCGTCCCAAGTGGCGTATCAGCAAGTTTTATTTGTACGCATTCTGGTCTGAAATTTCGGGGGTTCCCCAAAGTTCTAAATTTGGCAAACCG TTGAAACTAAACGCTTCCTATCGCAAGGTAATTAGTTGCTTTGCGGAAAGCAAGTTTCTACGCATGGAGACTTTAATGGAGAAAACTGGGTTTCGGAAAGGCAAACTTAAGCGAGTTCTAAAGATGATCGGAAGAAAGCGATCCACGAAATGGCGTCTGCTCGATTATAAGAAGCCACTTATTCACTTGCACCGCAGTCAAGAGAAGAAGTCTTCTATATAA